tggtgttttttttttgttgctcagtaattatccaaataattttttttttttttttttattgcaacttacttaattaaactttttcagaatttttttgttaaaatgggTTAAacgttaatttaaatttatctctCACCATAACGACTTTCCAAATATTAAACAACAACATGTAAATTAAAACATAGAAACAAATAACATGTAtgaccaaaaatatttaaaaaccgaTAAATTATCTATTTCTaatccataaaaatattttcaatataataactcaaaagattttggaaaataaatgaaaaagtatttctttttgttttgtttattatttatgatttaaatgGGTTAAACGTTAATATAAATTTAGCTCTTACCGTAATGTCACAAGCAGCTTTTCTTCTGGACGAATAGACTTCCGTAGAGTAGTATCTTGTTTTGTGAGGTCATTCCTGCACATCGCCAACAATTCATCGAATGACGATATCGACATTctaacatagttgaagaatttgtTGGGGCATTTCCTCAAGTCGTCATACAACGTGGTAAATACTCCAGAGAGACAGCGATGTGCGACGAAAGGATCGGTCCAAAtccttttcttcttctttttttctaCTTGCTTACGCCGATAATATAGCAAAAGTGCAATCTCTTCTACGTCCATCTAAAAATTGAGCGGAATCTTGGTCGCTTTTGGTCTATATTGAAAAACTATATAGTGAAAAAGCTATCACGTGTGGCAGCATCGTCAGATTTCTTGTCGAAATAAATCTTTTtcagatatatatgtaaatatttgaaagtaaataatcaattaaacGTAATAGAAGACAATGGCtggtaaaaatataacattcgTGTTCAAAATAAAGATACCCAAAGTTTGTTAAATCTATCGAGtacaaataaacattaatttgaaataacaacaatatattagccagcagcatagctcgatcgttaagctTCTTCCTAACACCAAGAggcgtcgggttcgatcccatgagctgacctcgattgaaaagaatttttctgagtatatctgtagtgctgctgggcggacctggatatttgtgactcctggtcgatcatttcctatcagagtttgccaattttctctgatttcattgttgaaacgattcccaattaaaaattggctaaaaatccttcctacctactatgtcaccactatttgagtatgattaatgtacaattcatagatgtacaattcatagaagatctcgttaatttgcgagtttcagtgtctcgtaacaAAATAGTCAGTATCTCAAATAGCCAATCAGCTTCTGTTTCTCCGATTCCAGCCAAAAAGAATACCAGTTCACATTGTTCGTAAAAATATTgtaagcagtggcggctcgtcctaatgggctgacgggctgcagcccctcctataaaattctaagatatatgtttaataatacatttaatattttatttattaatgatatttttttattagttggatggacgaactattggggccatcgacagagtaaatattacttagaatatcacccatatccaaaagggtgatattgtaagtaatgttgaccgtttcgaagaccccactaacttgtatggtgacagatgaattaaaatgttgctgtactggctgtaaagtgttacaaCGCCGCGCTGAACGctgcgcagcccggagtttcggaacgagaaagagaaagagctatttgcaactgcagatagctctttctcttttactcactctgccgttttgggctggacagtcggcagccttcgcctattaaacgacattcatctgttagtttgtttaagatttcgcgcgcttgatcttacatttgattagttgaatcgcacgatcacagctttattcgttttcgttactcttaattggttgtgtacgagccctcatcaaatcttcggtgagtcgttttcattttgataacagcaaacttttttcaaatctgtttaactttttctcgtaatttttatttaaatatattaagattttttttcttttaaaaatggaagaacaaaagaattcagtaaaatatttacaaaatttgcacttttcgcgactagaacttaacgaaaaagtcgctataaaagcattaggctgccccacgcccaatttaattatttcacagcctgcaactagtagatcttttagttactcgcgaaaatttaatccagacatttataaaaatacaattggttaacgagatgtacagaaaaaaacgcgttattttgttatccgtgtcttttgtttggaggcgagtcgccaggcgaagcatcttggacgaaaacaggagttattgacttaaaacatttaaacgataaatttaaaaacacgagggaagtgtcgaacacttaaaaaatgtgtgtaatctcacgattttgggaagcttgtcggcgggaaatagataagcataacgaaaacgtcaaaaaaaatcgggatgttttatttaaaattattgattgcgttaaattttgcggtaaatttgaaatgctaatgaggggacacgatgaaacagataattcaaaaaatccaggagtttttcgggggcttctagaatattcacaaaatttcgacgattctttaaaaaaacattttcaaacttcttcggtttttaaagggacatcaaaaactattcaaaatgaacttttagactgtattttgaacgtgtgtagggaacaaataagtgctgaaataaaaaagcaacttatctagctgttatggcagatgaaacaaccgatgtatcgatgcattgtcaacaggttaatgtttttcgttatgAATTAtggggttaagtttttgaaaggttttggggttttttttaatccgcgttgcgaaaccagcaagaacgaattttttttagcaatcttactggagtaccagcgtatttttcgaaatcttcatcgcgtttggacgcacccctttaatgggtggtgaattttgctagtttttttttcaataatacttaaatccacatgtaagtggtcgtacgccaaaaattgtgcttattttgtcctgttatgacatgatagaataattatggtgacattttttagacatcttttcagtgcagccccgccactaaaaattatcacgagccgccactgattgtAAGCCCTTCGCCTGTGCAGTGAAAGTTGCAACCCACGTTGCCTTCAAGATACACTGCTTCGACAAACATCTTCTCGATAAATGTTTCTTCACTAATAATACCATTAACTCTCGATGTCAATACTAATGACAGTGTTGTTAATAACCCCTTTGAACCCACACGGTCAGTTATGAACACGATGTATACCAGCGCGGTcgttcacggcattttacacttttgcgtcgtaaaataaagggatcacaCAGGCCGGtcgtaaaacctttcgttacacctggttagatgttggtgatgaattttaagaaagtcacacgaaattaaatcagttccttttggagttttgagggaacaacatcgagcgcttttcgacttacagatatgtcgaagagaaaacatacgtaagtttttttttatttttacatattttttatttatctttatgtttctaatacagtaggacttattgtataatatgaataagagaaattgcgtttacatatctcatattcctgaaataaaaaaatcaaagtcgacggagtcgtataagactccttgggataatgacacatatttttttccagagaatgcaactttactactgcagagatactggaagaaattgataattgggacgagtctcaacttctggattccatatacatattaccaccccaGGAAACTGGTGCAGAGACTGACGAAGATTCCGCCGATGAGGAAATATTCGATGCCAATCGACTAAATCACAATCAACTCAatgcacccgttgaaatttcattcAACAGAGTGGATGAAGAGAAAGAAgaagttgaaaaaataaataaagggaAACGACGAAAAGAAATATTGCGCAGCTGGGAGAAGGGCGACTTTTGAACCcgaaatctcgtttatgacatttcttcttttaaaaggatgcaccctttttttttgttgacgatgtgtatatgtcacaatatacctacgtgtgttatgttatgcgattttaaaatatcattttatcgaagaaatgcgtgttatttttaaaattaattttataaatttcttaacaataaaattacaaataaccagtgagaaagtattataactgattatgtgactccattgtgatttttgtattatttttttattctatgtatgttttttccaaaaatgtaataaaaaaaaaacatgtttcattagccccaaaggtcgttcacgacaccaccctgaaaaaaattaaaaatgttgaaaaatcaattaattatccatccctatccaataaaaaatatttcccatgaaataactcaaagattttggaaaataaacgaaaaaatagtcctgggcacatgggacttgtgttttcacgcgagctctgggttcaaatgggttaaaacGATACCTTCAACTATCAAACGCTCTTATGCTGATGCAGCTACATTTTCCTCTACTCCTGGAGTTAGTTCGCCTCATCTTGAAGGCAGATTATCCGTGGCGCAGGTAATAGTTTAATACTGCAGGCTGCTGCCCGCAtaaagtacttacatacatgtctTTTatagttcggtgattattccgcaaaaagcgatctcgagattttcattaaaatctcGACTTGAAAATTCCATGCATCGAGAGCTACCCatgcgaactatcatactaacgagaccTCGAGTACCCAATATTCcatattcacgattttcatcCTGACACCACAACTAACATTATTGAACAGCATCTTAAATCAATAAGCATAAACTCCAACTGTAAGGCaactaaattaaattgaaaaaataatgactaCTTTTCCTTTAAAATTGCGGTTAATGAAGAGTGTTTTGATGAATTTTTGAACCCAAATATATGGCCAAAGCGTGTCGCTGTTTCTAAATGAAAATTTCGTAAGAACTATACACTCAATCAGCAGCGGGGTGTGCACAGAAAATCTTCAAGAGGGCTACAGTTTCTTGTAATAGGATATGAAAGAATCGGATGTGGGTCAGTGAATCATTTGTTTTATACTACCAAAATGTTAGGGGCCTTAACTCCAAAGCTTCAACTTGCTTATCTGCGGTGTTAGCGCAAGATATTGATTTAATTGCACTGACAGAAACTTGGCTCACCGATTCTGTGATGGATGCAGAAACTAGATACTTGGTGTTCCGAAGAGATGGTGGTTTTGGAGGAGGTGGTGTTATACTTGCTGTTCGAACTGATGCAATTAAATCTGCGCGTCATCTTCCTCACTTGGACACTATCGGAAAGCATCTTTGGGTTTTTATTGAGCTTTCCCatgaaacaatttttatatttccctCCACCACAAACTTGAgtaatttttaatgcattttttaaaaagtttcaagaagtttgcatatgtacatacatatgaaaaataaaaacataattatagtGGGGGATTTCAATACTGAATCACTTAATTTAAATGATGAAATTTCATGTGTGTGAACTTTGGAAAATGGAAATCAGAACAACATTTAAGAAGGGTATTCACATGTGTGTAAAGAACtataagtaaattaaattaaaaataaaaagggcTCAAAATTCATATCTGTAAATTAAAATGCAGTTAGTAAAGTCTCAAGCATATGCGTGATTGATTGGAAATGTACTTGACTCTATTGATTGAAAGATTTGACAAGACTTGATCgctatattgattgattgatatatgtatatatacatgacACGACCTCACTAAAACCAAGAAGTAGTCGACTTATACCTATACATTCTCTTAAGTCGTAAatgtaagtaattttttttccaatgttttaataaatgatttcaaCGTGGATGATAGTGTTGGCATAATATTAGAATGACTTACACAAACACTGCACTCGTTTGTATAAGTCAAATCACTTAGATTTAAACACGGCGAAAGCTTTCGAAAGACGCATATGGGCTATATTTCAAAATGGCCAGTTAAAATATAGATAGTctctttattttgatttataaaacgTAGTTTTGACAAATCTGCACGTGGCACATTTTACACTCGTTATTGACATACTTATATAAAAGTTAAATCATTTAGAATAATTCTAGGAACAGAGTAATCCACACCATATGGTAAAAAATCGATACtatcagtatttatttttttaatacttttactATAGGTATTGCAATTCTTAATGAGTACTATTATGAATAATTAGGTCGGATTTTgtcttgaatgattttaaataaacatcaaAATTGGACGGTTTTTCTCCAGAGTGGCATCTCATATGTCGCATAACGTTAAATTTtctagaaaatgattttaaacaaatattacatttgtgtggctttaccccagtatgaataaacATGTGCTCACTTAGGCAAAATTTtctagaaaatgattttaaacaaatatcacatttatatagCTTAACCACACTATGAGtactaatatgaaaaattatgtcagattttgttttaaatgattttaaacaaatatcacaattAAACGGTTTTTCTTCAGAGTGGCATCTCATATGTCGCATAAGGTTAAATTTtctagaaaatgattttagacaaatatcacatttttgtAGCTTTGCCCTACTATGAGTACTAGTATGAATAATTAGGTAGGAATGTgtcttgaatgattttaaacaaatattacatttgaacggtttttctACAGAGTGGCATCTCATATGTCGCATAAGAAtagatttgtgagaaaatgaatttaaacaaatatcacatttgtgtagctttaccctACTATGAGTACTAATATGAATAATTAGATCAGA
This genomic interval from Arctopsyche grandis isolate Sample6627 chromosome 8, ASM5162203v2, whole genome shotgun sequence contains the following:
- the LOC143915338 gene encoding uncharacterized protein LOC143915338, translated to MWVSESFVLYYQNVRGLNSKASTCLSAVLAQDIDLIALTETWLTDSVMDAETRYLVFRRDGGFGGGGVILAVRTDAIKSARHLPHLDTIGKHLWVFIELSHETIFIFPSTTNLSNF